A window from Methanomassiliicoccus sp. encodes these proteins:
- a CDS encoding sugar phosphate isomerase/epimerase family protein produces MIAVSSPAFSAMPFAQALETIASSFRAWEVVAEGRHDLREIEKDFLALTPSYDLEFSAHAPMSDINIGSLNPRMLEASVGEITACLEGCHRLGMGVCTVHPSFLTPIGMVCREKVIEVAKASLRRLDRLSRELGVKIGLENMPRSLFSMGTTPEALVQLAEGTEMGFCLDVGHANTMGLLPQFMDLKPRLVNLHVHDNQGKFDEHLPIGDGTVDFDLVVSKLADYGGRFVIESRGIADALVSRDRLSAML; encoded by the coding sequence ATGATCGCGGTGTCCTCCCCGGCGTTCTCGGCCATGCCCTTCGCCCAAGCCTTGGAGACCATCGCCTCCAGCTTCCGGGCGTGGGAGGTGGTGGCCGAAGGTCGGCACGATCTAAGGGAGATCGAGAAGGACTTTCTTGCCCTTACCCCGTCCTACGACCTCGAGTTCAGCGCCCACGCTCCCATGAGCGACATCAACATCGGCTCCCTCAACCCCCGGATGCTGGAGGCATCGGTGGGGGAGATCACCGCCTGCCTGGAGGGCTGCCATCGGCTGGGCATGGGGGTGTGCACTGTGCATCCCTCCTTCCTCACTCCCATCGGCATGGTGTGCAGGGAGAAGGTGATCGAGGTGGCCAAAGCTTCGTTGCGGCGCCTGGACCGCCTGTCCCGGGAGCTGGGGGTGAAGATAGGCCTGGAGAACATGCCCCGAAGCCTCTTCTCCATGGGCACGACCCCCGAAGCCCTCGTCCAGCTGGCCGAGGGCACCGAGATGGGGTTCTGCCTGGACGTGGGGCATGCCAATACCATGGGCCTCCTTCCTCAGTTCATGGATCTCAAGCCGAGGCTGGTAAACCTCCACGTGCATGACAACCAGGGCAAGTTCGACGAGCACCTGCCCATCGGCGACGGGACGGTGGACTTCGACCTCGTGGTCAGCAAGCTAGCCGATTACGGGGGACGGTTCGTCATCGAGTCGCGGGGCATCGCCGATGCGCTGGTCAGCAGGGACCGCCTGTCCGCCATGCTCTAG
- a CDS encoding sodium:calcium antiporter, with product MLPALSLILLLVGAVALYFGSQWLVNGATALAMRYGVRPLVIGLTVIALGTSSPEAVLAIVSSLEGSSSISLGNVIGANISNGALVLGIACLMAPLALRLNEMRWESFFLLLSGPLLIALSWDGHLGPVDGAIMLAVLAIFSCSMYRGADRGKARTVVKEELELVQEVKSMTGTKIVTLIAAGIVLLSLGAQIIVEGASGLAIGLGVSPEVVGLTLVAVGTSVPEVAIAITASRKGQSEVVLGNVVGTIIINTLFILSLGALVGGYDTTGAETAVGMGVMTALSTMIVLLLALLDHGGRRTGMGFLAIYAGYLLLVILLA from the coding sequence ATGCTTCCGGCCCTGTCCCTCATCCTGCTCCTGGTGGGGGCCGTGGCCCTATACTTCGGGTCGCAGTGGCTGGTCAATGGCGCGACGGCCTTAGCCATGCGGTACGGGGTCCGGCCGCTGGTGATAGGGCTGACGGTCATCGCCCTGGGAACCTCCTCCCCCGAGGCTGTTCTCGCCATCGTCTCCTCCCTGGAGGGCAGCAGCTCGATCTCCCTGGGCAACGTCATCGGAGCCAACATCTCTAACGGTGCCCTGGTGTTGGGGATCGCCTGCCTGATGGCCCCCTTGGCGCTGCGGCTGAACGAGATGCGCTGGGAGTCGTTCTTCCTCCTTCTGTCGGGTCCCCTTCTCATCGCCCTGTCCTGGGACGGGCACCTGGGGCCGGTGGACGGTGCGATAATGCTCGCCGTCCTGGCCATATTCTCCTGCTCAATGTACCGCGGCGCTGATCGGGGAAAGGCCCGCACGGTGGTTAAGGAGGAGCTCGAGCTGGTCCAGGAGGTCAAGTCCATGACCGGCACCAAGATCGTCACGCTGATCGCGGCGGGCATCGTGCTGTTGTCCTTGGGCGCACAGATCATCGTGGAAGGAGCCTCCGGTTTGGCCATCGGCCTGGGGGTGAGCCCGGAGGTCGTGGGCCTGACCCTTGTTGCCGTCGGTACCTCGGTACCGGAGGTGGCCATCGCCATCACCGCTTCGAGGAAGGGGCAGTCGGAGGTAGTGCTCGGCAACGTCGTGGGCACCATAATCATCAACACCCTGTTCATCCTCAGCCTCGGCGCGCTGGTGGGGGGCTATGACACCACGGGGGCGGAGACGGCAGTGGGGATGGGCGTCATGACCGCGCTCTCGACGATGATCGTCCTCCTCCTCGCCTTGCTGGACCATGGCGGGCGGCGGACCGGGATGGGGTTCCTAGCCATCTACGCCGGATATCTTTTGCTGGTCATTCTCCTCGCCTGA
- a CDS encoding DNA-directed DNA polymerase II small subunit translates to MTIMVAGMRDSVLDTLANEGILLEPSAAEFVLARADPIDFVRSALASMQQQPLVLTVDDLRPFADAPVVRTIPKALEEVRNGPPAPLPRDDGDFCILRDITGNSTCEGNIIDFARYFNDRFKKIKKILSARRELVGCLPVPKATKYDREVKMIAMVNEVRTTKNGHKLLEVEDDEGRCPVLILKDSPLINECIVNDEVIGIVGKTSTKGDLVVMNELVRPDLPMRRTMQPSDSWASVAFMSDVHIGSNTFLQKPWERMIHWLRTEGKDEVQYLVVPGDVVDGIGVFPGQEEELEIDDIFAQYEALVNHLKDIPDGIRVIVQPGNHDAVRPAEPQPTFPKDIAKLFDSSLTLVGNPCYMEIEGRKILSYHGRSLDDWIASVQGLSYNNPIEAMKEMLKRRHMAPIYGGRTPLAPEKEDFLVIDEVPDIFITGHVHGAGISEYRGVKLICASTWQSQTPFQRMHNFNPDPAKMPITHLGTGQTRMMDFN, encoded by the coding sequence ATGACCATAATGGTCGCCGGGATGAGGGACAGCGTTCTAGACACCCTGGCCAACGAGGGCATTCTCCTGGAGCCCAGCGCGGCCGAGTTCGTGCTGGCCCGCGCCGACCCCATCGACTTCGTGCGCTCCGCCCTGGCTTCCATGCAGCAGCAGCCGCTGGTCCTCACCGTCGATGACCTCCGGCCGTTCGCCGACGCCCCGGTGGTCCGCACCATCCCCAAGGCGTTGGAGGAGGTCAGGAACGGGCCGCCGGCCCCCCTGCCCCGCGATGATGGGGACTTTTGCATCCTAAGGGACATCACCGGCAACTCGACCTGCGAGGGAAACATCATCGACTTTGCCCGGTATTTCAACGACCGGTTCAAGAAGATCAAGAAGATCCTGTCCGCCCGCCGGGAGCTGGTTGGGTGCCTCCCCGTGCCCAAGGCCACCAAGTACGACCGCGAGGTCAAGATGATCGCTATGGTCAACGAGGTCCGCACCACCAAGAACGGCCACAAGCTGCTTGAGGTGGAGGACGACGAGGGCCGCTGCCCGGTCCTCATCCTCAAGGACAGCCCGCTGATCAACGAGTGCATCGTCAACGACGAGGTCATCGGCATCGTGGGGAAGACAAGCACCAAAGGCGACCTGGTGGTCATGAACGAGCTGGTGCGGCCGGACCTTCCCATGAGGAGGACCATGCAGCCCTCTGACTCGTGGGCCTCGGTGGCATTCATGTCCGACGTGCACATCGGCTCCAATACCTTCCTCCAGAAGCCCTGGGAGCGGATGATCCACTGGCTGCGGACCGAGGGCAAGGACGAGGTTCAGTACCTGGTGGTGCCGGGGGACGTGGTCGACGGCATCGGGGTGTTCCCGGGGCAGGAGGAGGAGCTGGAGATCGACGACATCTTCGCTCAGTATGAGGCCCTTGTCAACCACCTGAAGGACATTCCCGACGGGATCCGGGTGATCGTCCAGCCCGGCAATCACGACGCTGTTAGGCCTGCCGAGCCGCAGCCCACCTTCCCCAAGGACATCGCCAAGCTCTTCGACTCGTCCCTGACCCTGGTCGGCAACCCTTGCTACATGGAGATCGAGGGCCGTAAGATCCTCTCCTACCACGGGAGAAGCCTGGACGACTGGATCGCAAGCGTGCAGGGGTTGAGCTACAACAATCCCATCGAGGCGATGAAGGAGATGCTCAAGCGCCGGCACATGGCCCCCATCTACGGAGGCAGGACCCCTCTGGCGCCGGAGAAGGAGGACTTCCTGGTCATCGACGAGGTGCCGGACATATTTATCACCGGCCACGTGCACGGGGCGGGCATCAGCGAGTACCGTGGGGTTAAGCTCATATGCGCCTCCACCTGGCAATCCCAGACCCCTTTCCAGAGGATGCATAACTTCAATCCGGACCCGGCCAAGATGCCCATCACCCACCTCGGGACGGGGCAGACCAGGATGATGGATTTCAATTGA
- a CDS encoding CPBP family glutamic-type intramembrane protease, with translation MCPDGTEPAAPGGPNYCTNCGARLLPDSNFCTSCGKPQKAHVIPPQPVMPYGPYVPPPPKNSTAHDVIMGFGSYSAAALAVLMAVNVVIAIWAVGQVWPHMDKHVYLFVITPFIVNFAELGGGAFMGYYIFLVTVITACFAWMMYKSLRPLASELQVKYPQEGHSPLYTMATLLFAVLSFNVIYYFLIEATGASATTPSFDTRELWQLIYGFAEASVWEEVVSRILLIGVPLLIIDALLRMKNPDYKMKRVPRYILGGGFTIGRKEALLMVFSSLMFGTAHVFAWDAFKVLGAAVAGLAFAYLYLRIGLYASIMLHFATDFMTVPLSVWPDATGVTLVVGLLVLVWLFVGVPYMVLYFSKGAGWLLGRRIWPDLPPAVPKPPVFVPYYPVYASPAPVYYPAPQPAPPAPYQSAPLPQADQGHAYVCPNCGNREAVYTDGRLVCTRCGSKR, from the coding sequence ATGTGCCCGGATGGGACGGAGCCAGCCGCTCCTGGTGGACCCAATTACTGCACCAATTGTGGGGCCCGACTATTGCCGGACTCGAACTTCTGCACCTCCTGCGGCAAGCCCCAGAAGGCCCATGTGATCCCGCCGCAGCCGGTTATGCCCTACGGCCCTTACGTTCCTCCGCCCCCTAAGAACAGTACCGCCCACGACGTCATCATGGGCTTCGGGAGCTACAGCGCGGCGGCCTTGGCCGTCCTCATGGCGGTCAACGTCGTCATCGCCATCTGGGCCGTTGGGCAGGTCTGGCCGCACATGGACAAGCACGTCTACCTGTTCGTCATCACCCCATTCATCGTCAACTTCGCCGAGCTGGGGGGAGGGGCGTTCATGGGCTACTACATCTTCCTGGTGACGGTCATCACTGCCTGCTTTGCGTGGATGATGTACAAGAGCCTTCGGCCGCTGGCCTCCGAACTGCAGGTGAAGTACCCCCAGGAAGGCCACAGTCCCCTCTACACCATGGCCACGCTGCTCTTCGCCGTCCTGTCGTTCAACGTCATCTACTACTTCCTCATCGAAGCCACGGGGGCCTCCGCCACCACCCCCTCGTTCGACACAAGGGAGCTGTGGCAGCTCATCTACGGCTTCGCCGAGGCTAGCGTGTGGGAGGAGGTCGTTTCCCGCATCCTGCTCATCGGCGTTCCCCTACTGATAATCGATGCCCTCCTCCGGATGAAGAACCCGGATTACAAGATGAAGAGGGTACCACGGTACATCCTGGGTGGAGGCTTCACCATCGGCCGCAAGGAAGCGCTGCTGATGGTCTTCTCCAGCCTCATGTTCGGCACTGCCCACGTGTTCGCTTGGGACGCCTTCAAGGTGCTGGGAGCGGCGGTGGCGGGCCTGGCGTTCGCTTACCTGTACCTGAGGATCGGCCTGTACGCTTCGATCATGCTGCACTTCGCCACCGACTTCATGACCGTGCCTCTGAGCGTATGGCCAGACGCCACGGGAGTGACCCTGGTGGTCGGCCTGCTGGTGCTGGTGTGGCTGTTCGTGGGGGTGCCGTACATGGTCCTGTACTTCTCCAAGGGAGCGGGTTGGCTCCTGGGAAGGAGAATTTGGCCCGATCTTCCTCCGGCCGTTCCCAAGCCCCCCGTGTTCGTTCCCTACTACCCCGTATACGCCTCCCCGGCGCCGGTGTACTATCCCGCTCCGCAGCCCGCTCCCCCTGCTCCGTACCAGAGCGCCCCCCTGCCGCAGGCCGACCAGGGGCACGCCTACGTCTGCCCGAACTGCGGAAACCGGGAGGCGGTGTACACCGATGGCAGGTTGGTATGCACCCGGTGCGGGAGCAAGCGCTAG
- a CDS encoding RNA-binding domain-containing protein, with the protein MGMLQITATAACRPTEDREKVRHAILNLIPDAQLEDAEGSLVGRSDSGEALREAILNQHIRDTARSVMLQGVRGNGTRFALNKQAAFMGKVSFIEGPVALGGIEVTVESDDIARTIDHLAESTVEDRMEEQE; encoded by the coding sequence ATGGGCATGCTGCAGATCACCGCCACGGCCGCCTGCCGCCCCACCGAGGACCGGGAGAAGGTGCGCCATGCCATTCTCAACCTGATCCCCGACGCCCAGCTCGAGGACGCCGAGGGGAGCCTCGTAGGCCGCTCCGACAGCGGGGAGGCCCTGCGCGAGGCTATCCTCAACCAGCACATCCGCGACACCGCCCGCTCGGTCATGCTGCAGGGGGTCCGGGGCAACGGCACGAGGTTCGCCCTGAACAAGCAGGCGGCGTTCATGGGTAAAGTGTCCTTCATCGAGGGGCCGGTAGCACTGGGAGGGATCGAGGTGACGGTGGAGAGCGACGACATCGCTCGTACCATCGACCACCTGGCCGAGAGCACGGTAGAGGACCGGATGGAGGAGCAGGAATGA